Proteins encoded within one genomic window of Oryza brachyantha chromosome 7, ObraRS2, whole genome shotgun sequence:
- the LOC121054951 gene encoding MFP1 attachment factor 1-like — translation MAEDAPSAGAEGSHAASAEGAAAAPAAKVAAEALLPSLSIWPPSQRTRDAVVRRLVQTLAAPSVLSQRYGAVPEAEAERAAADVEAEAYAAVSDSSGAAPASVEDGIEVLQAYSKEVSRRLLELAKSRAAAAAAPAAGGASESEAAAPAPAEE, via the coding sequence ATGGCGGAGGACGCccccagcgccggcgccgaggggAGCCATGCCGCGTCCGCCGagggagccgccgccgctcctgctGCGAAGGTCGCCGCGGAGGCGCTGCTCCCGTCGCTGAGcatctggccgccgtcgcagcGCACGCGCGACGCCGTGGTGCGCCGCCTCGTGCAGACGCTGGCGGCGCCCAGCGTGCTCTCCCAGCGCTACGGGGCCGTCCcggaggccgaggccgagcgcgccgccgccgacgtcgaggcggaggcctacgccgccgtctccgactcgtccggcgccgccccggcctCCGTCGAGGACGGGATCGAGGTGCTGCAGGCGTACTCCAAGGAggtcagccgccgcctcctcgagCTCGCCAAGtcccgcgctgccgccgcggctgctccggcggcggggggcgcgTCCGAGTCGGAGGCGGCTGCTCCGGCTCCAGCGGAGGAGTAA
- the LOC102722876 gene encoding vesicle transport protein GOT1-like, which translates to MASFEMSELKKIGLGLTGFGVLFSFLGIIMLFDKGFLAIGNILFVCGVSLTIGLQSTVQFFTKPKNHKGSISFGIGFFLILVGWPFFGILAEAYGFVKLFRGFWPTAAVYLQKSPTFGWIFHHPLVTSLLTRFRGRRVPV; encoded by the exons ATGGCTTCCTTCGAGATGAGTGAACTCAAGA AGATTGGGCTAGGCTTGACTGGGTTTGGAGTTCTATTCTCGTTTCTTGGGATCATCATGCTGTTTGACAAGGGCTTCCTCGCAATTGGAAAC ATTCTGTTTGTGTGTGGTGTTTCACTGACCATTGGACTGCAGTCAACTGTGCAATTCTTCACCAAACCTAAGAATCACAAG GGCTCAATCTCTTTTGGAATTGGCTTCTTCCTGATCCTTGTCGGTTGGCCGTTCTTTGGCATACTGGCAGAGGCATACGGCTTCGTCAAGCTCTTCAG AGGCTTCTGGCCAACCGCTGCTGTGTACTTGCAAAAGAGCCCCACCTTCGGTTGGATATTCCACCACCCTCTTGTGACTTCG CTGCTCACTAGGTTCAGAGGAAGACGTGTCCCGGTGTAA
- the LOC102699324 gene encoding uncharacterized protein LOC102699324 isoform X1, with product MDERPALAAPQSPPFSAQASPYSALHPLLLPSPNPHLLLKPKTLTLSLSSSSLGSMPSSSPSAPAVPDAWELVAPTATVVVAGAAAPVDGGLDDCDDVFPPRLHEGLGVEGEAAAKEGEEEEEEDEDEDFGDEWLWGWGRCRAAARRAWAAGVGAVREGLMVHGTCGCPAVRPAVWSAAGAAVVVGALLYARRRDKRERDLLVMLSQEKDKRIAQLLHQIALMSDVRSGGEAVKIIRNS from the exons ATGGACGAGAGGCCAGCGCTCGCGGCGCCGCAGTCCCCGCCGTTCTCCGCCCAGGCATCCCCGTACTCGGCGCTCCACCCGCTGCTCCTCCCGTCCCCTAACCCGCACCTCCTCCTCAAGCCCAAGACGCTGACCCTCTCGCTCTCGTCGTCCTCGCTCGGCTCGAtgccgtcctcctccccgtCTGCCCCCGCCGTCCCCGACGCCTGGGAGCTGGTGGCGcccaccgccaccgtcgtcgtggcGGGCGCTGCTGCCCCCGTGGACGGCGGCCTCGACGACTGTGACGACGTCTTCCCCCCGCGCCTCCACGAGGGGCTCGGCGTCGAGGGGGAGGCTGCGgcaaaggaaggggaggaagaggaggaggaggatgaggatgaGGATTTTGGTGATGAGTGGCtgtgggggtgggggaggtgccgcgcggcggcgaggcgagcgtgGGCTGCCGGGGTTGGGGCTGTGCGGGAGGGTTTGATGGTGCACGGGACGTGCGGGTGCCCCGCGGTGAGGCCCGCCGTGTGGTCGGCCGCCGGGGCGGCCGTTGTGGTGGGGGCGCTGCTCTACGCTCGCCGGCGCGACAAGAGGGAGAGGGACCTGCTCGTGATGCTCTCGCAGGAGAAGGATAAG AGGATAGCCCAACTTCTGCATCAAATTGCTTTAATGAGCGACGTCAGAAGTGGAGGAGAAGCGGTTAAAATTATCAGGAACTCGTAA
- the LOC102699324 gene encoding uncharacterized protein LOC102699324 isoform X2 codes for MDERPALAAPQSPPFSAQASPYSALHPLLLPSPNPHLLLKPKTLTLSLSSSSLGSMPSSSPSAPAVPDAWELVAPTATVVVAGAAAPVDGGLDDCDDVFPPRLHEGLGVEGEAAAKEGEEEEEEDEDEDFGDEWLWGWGRCRAAARRAWAAGVGAVREGLMVHGTCGCPAVRPAVWSAAGAAVVVGALLYARRRDKRERDLLVMLSQEKDKIAKLLGFMGNIDR; via the exons ATGGACGAGAGGCCAGCGCTCGCGGCGCCGCAGTCCCCGCCGTTCTCCGCCCAGGCATCCCCGTACTCGGCGCTCCACCCGCTGCTCCTCCCGTCCCCTAACCCGCACCTCCTCCTCAAGCCCAAGACGCTGACCCTCTCGCTCTCGTCGTCCTCGCTCGGCTCGAtgccgtcctcctccccgtCTGCCCCCGCCGTCCCCGACGCCTGGGAGCTGGTGGCGcccaccgccaccgtcgtcgtggcGGGCGCTGCTGCCCCCGTGGACGGCGGCCTCGACGACTGTGACGACGTCTTCCCCCCGCGCCTCCACGAGGGGCTCGGCGTCGAGGGGGAGGCTGCGgcaaaggaaggggaggaagaggaggaggaggatgaggatgaGGATTTTGGTGATGAGTGGCtgtgggggtgggggaggtgccgcgcggcggcgaggcgagcgtgGGCTGCCGGGGTTGGGGCTGTGCGGGAGGGTTTGATGGTGCACGGGACGTGCGGGTGCCCCGCGGTGAGGCCCGCCGTGTGGTCGGCCGCCGGGGCGGCCGTTGTGGTGGGGGCGCTGCTCTACGCTCGCCGGCGCGACAAGAGGGAGAGGGACCTGCTCGTGATGCTCTCGCAGGAGAAGGATAAG ATTGCGAAATTGCTAGGATTCATGGGCAATATCGATCGGTAA
- the LOC102699603 gene encoding protein UXT homolog encodes MASVEMRVRQEKVRKFEEFVDRRLKPDLVNAIAQRDKVFQQQKTFLDLKKNIENLEKNGITSMQSMVNLGSEVYMQAEVPDTRHIFVDIGLGFHVEFTWQEALQFISVREARLARQIDEYTHLIASIKAQIKLVCEGIRELLELPAE; translated from the exons ATGGCCTCTGTGGAGATGCGGGTGCGGCAAGAGAAGGTGAGGAAGTTCGAGGAGTTTGTTGACCGGAGGCTTAAGCCAGACCTCGTGAATGCTATTGCGCAGCGGGATAAGGTGTTCCAGCAGCAGAAAACCTT CTTGGACTTGAAGAAGAACATTGAAAATTTGGAGAAGAATGGAATCACCAGCATGCAATCCATGGTCAATCTTGGCTCTGAGGTGTACATGCAGGCAGAAGT GCCTGATACAAGGCACATTTTTGTGGATATTGGTCTAGGTTTCCATGTGGAATTTACTTGGCAAGAAGCTTTACAGTTTATATCTGTAAGAGAAGCAAGGCTGGCAAG ACAAATAGACGAGTACACACATCTCATCGCAAGCATAAAAGCACAGATCAAGTTG GTATGTGAAGGTATCCGTGAACTACTCGAGCTACCAGCAGAGTGA
- the LOC102716517 gene encoding uncharacterized protein LOC102716517 has product MGRGGGGGGGGGGVVRLPPMNALEILRETVRVLRADPHAFTSVLFFLLCPASGCLLLSAAALEGAAVLPLARRLLAAAAASGLPLTHFVRQLAHHLAATLVASVVSFPALFTLLLAARASVAYAVAAVYAGKPLAGSELSLLARRAWPRLAATYALACAAVIACLSSFLALLVTACSTLKFMLYPPDIVVCAGFVTVLAFSVAYAHTIIVCNLGGVISVLEDIAGVNALRRSVQLMRGQTHVGLLIFLGSTIGLAFVEGLFEHRVKTLSYGDGSSRLWEGPLLVLMYSFVMLIDSMMSVVFYFTCRSSNLEILDEEGGSVEELEMMMGSNSVVR; this is encoded by the coding sequence ATGGggcggggtggtggtggtggtggtggaggaggaggggtggtgCGGCTGCCGCCGATGAACGCGCTGGAGATCCTGCGGGAGACGGTACGCGTGCTGCGGGCGGACCCGCACGCGTTCACGTCGGTGCTATTCTTCCTGCTCTGCCCGGCGTCGGGGTGCCTCCTGCtgtccgcggcggcgctggagggCGCGGCCGTGCTCCCGCTCGCGCGGAGGCTgctggccgccgcggcggcgtcggggctCCCGCTCACGCATTTCGTCAGGCAGCTGGcgcaccacctcgccgccaccctcgtcgCGTCCGTCGTGTCGTTCCCGGCGCTCTtcaccctcctcctcgctgCACGCGCCTCCGTCGCCTACGCGGTCGCGGCCGTCTACGCCGGGAAGCCCCTCGCGGGCTCCGAGCTCTCCCtcctcgcgcgccgcgcgtggccgcgcctcgccgccacgtACGCGCTCGCGTGCGCGGCCGTCATCGCCtgcctctcctccttcctcgccCTCCTCGTCACCGCCTGCTCCACGCTCAAGTTCATGCTCTACCCGCCCGACATCGTCGTCTGCGCCGGCTTCGTTACGGTTCTTGCCTTCTCCGTGGCGTACGCGCACACCATCATAGTGTGCAACCTCGGTGGTGTCATCTCCGTTCTTGAGGACATTGCCGGAGTCAATGCACTGCGCCGATCAGTGCAGCTGATGCGTGGGCAGACGCATGTTGGCCTTCTCATCTTTCTTGGATCCACCATTGGCCTGGCTTTCGTTGAGGGGCTGTTTGAGCACAGGGTGAAGACACTGAGCTATGGTGATGGCTCGTCAAGGCTCTGGGAGGGGCCATTGCTTGTCCTCATGTACTCATTCGTGATGCTCATTGACTCGATGATGAGCGTGGTGTTCTACTTCACTTGCCGGTCATCGAACTTGGAGATCTTGGATGAGGAGGGTGGCTCGGTCGAGGAACTTGAGATGATGATGGGTAGCAACTCAGTTGTCAGGTGA
- the LOC102700074 gene encoding probable protein S-acyltransferase 22, with translation MRRHGWQLPYHPLQVVAVSVFLALAFAFYVFFAPFVGKKVFQDVAVGLYTPLVSCVFFLYIWCAAADPADPGVFKSKKYMRLYGSGKHKHPNELRQGISDVGLQIEGTGGKQEHEFAATSEKSMTHFEDKKPSSCSSTLSYFLLIFYPLYFVFSCCQPREWSEQQTSEEGMFFCSLCEVEVLKYSKHCRVCDKCVDGFDHHCRWLNNCIGKRNYMRFFILMTSSLFLLILQSAIGVLVLVFCFVERKEFSIQIVSKLGSSFSVVPYVIVVSSCTILAMVASLPIAQLLFFHILLIKKGISTYDYIIALREQEQDEGGGQQSPQMSHISSYTGLSSTSSFGARRRGSWCTPPRLFLEDQFDVIPSEAGSSHNSASKRKEDEPRRKKGSGGVKISPWVLARLNAEEVSRVAAEARKKSKVLLPIRKDEYTLGNETDSSYGGTSSSRIDLGPDNKRRTSRRGRPHTDLSLKPVAKISADAIDTHGSDMIPEALSSLAPLQLEARSAFHPSRAASSANAGGSSPDSSLDSPDLHLYRVSAVSSSAAEDLQLTALTAPGSTPQQGIELSRSTSDGYEASGGEDSDRIPSRIVHRSSNWASIILSSDQSAGSSGILVPKNRLS, from the exons ATGAGGCGGCATGGGTGGCAGCTTCCCTACCACCCTCTCCAG GTGGTGGCTGTGTCCGTGTTCTTGGCGTTGGCTTTCGCGTTCTATGTGTTCTTCGCCCCCTTCGTCGGGAAGAAGGTGTTCCAGGATGTGGCCGTGGGGCTCTACACGCCTCTG GTTTCATGTGTCTTCTTTCTGTACATCTGGTGTGCTGCAGCAGATCCAGCAGACCCAGGTGTCTTCAAATCAAAGAAGTACATGAGATTGTATGGAAGTGGCAAACACAAGCATCCAAATGAATTAAGACAAGGCATTTCAGATGTAGGGTTACAAATTGAGGGAACTGGAGGAAAGCAAGAACATGAGTTTGCAGCTACCAGTGAAAAGTCAATGACTCACTTCGAAGACAAGAAACCATCTAGTTGCAGTTCAACTCTATCTTATTTTCTCCTTATTTTCTATCCTCTCTATTTCGTTTTCTCCTGCTGCCAACCACGTGAATGGTCTGAGCAGCAAACCAGTGAGGAAGGAATGTTTTTCTGCAGCCTTTGTGAAGTTGAG GTGTTGAAGTATAGCAAGCATTGCAGAGTTTGTGACAAATGTGTTGATGGTTTTGATCATCATTGCAGG TGGCTCAACAATTGCAttggaaaaagaaactatatgaggttttttattttgatgacTTCTTCCCTTTTCTTG CTTATCCTACAATCAGCAATTGGAGTATTGGTGCTAGTGTTCTGCTTTGTTGAACGAAAAGAGTTCTCCATTCAAATCGTGTCAAAGCTTGGAAGCAGCTTCTCTGTGGTGCCTTATGTTATTGTGGTG TCATCGTGTACCATCCTAGCCATGGTTGCTTCACTGCCAATTGCTCAACTTCTCTTTTTCCACATTCTTCTAATTAAGAAG GGAATTAGTACATATGACTACATCATCGCCCTAAgagagcaagaacaagatgagGGTGGTGGGCAACAGAGTCCACAGATGTCACATATAAGCTCCTACACTGGTCTTAGCAGTACAAGTTCCTTTGGTGCACGACGTCGTGGCTCATGGTGTACTCCTCCAAGACTATTTCTTGAAGATCAG TTTGATGTTATTCCATCAGAGGCTGGTTCATCACATAATTCTGCTTCCAAGAGGAAAGAAGATGAGccaaggaggaagaagggttCAGGTGGTGTAAAAATTAGCCCATGGGTGCTGGCTCGTCTTAACGCAGAAGAAGTTTCAAGAGTTGCTGCGGAGGCACGAAAGAAGTCAAAAGTTTTATTGCCCATCAGAAAAGATGAGTATACTCTTGGCAATGAAACAGATAGTAGCTATGGAGGCACAAGCAGCAGTAGGATTGATCTAGGCCCTGATAACAAGAGAAGAACAAGCAGAAGAGGAAGACCCCACACTGACCTATCTCTTAAACCAGTTGCAAAGATTTCCGCGGATGCTATTGATACTCATGGCAGTGACATGATCCCTGAAGCATTGTCCAGTTTAGCACCATTGCAACTGGAGGCAAGAAGTGCTTTTCATCCCAGCAGAGCTGCATCCTCTGCTAATGCTGGTGGCTCATCTCCAGACAGCAGCTTGGACTCTCCTGATCTTCATCTATACCGAGTCTCCGCTGTCTCCTCGTCTGCAGCTGAAGACTTGCAGCTGACAGCTCTAACAGCCCCAGGAAGCACTCCACAGCAAGGGATTGAGCTGTCAAGATCAACCAGCGACGGGTATGAAGCATCAGGAGGCGAAGACAGCGACCGCATCCCGTCGCGGATAGTTCACCGATCTTCAAACTGGGCAAGCATCATCCTCAGCTCTGATCAAAGTGCGGGCTCGTCTGGCATTCTTGTGCCGAAGAACAGGCTGTCCTGA